The Caproicibacterium lactatifermentans genome contains a region encoding:
- a CDS encoding PadR family transcriptional regulator — MFDKSQLMRGTLEGCILKITSLKATYGYEIMENLRSFGFDEIKEGTIYPLLIRLENKSYITSEFRSSPLGPNRKYYSITSEGVHYLHDFEKYWGRVSISVNKILNWEAM; from the coding sequence GTGTTTGACAAATCACAGCTTATGCGGGGAACATTGGAGGGCTGTATCTTAAAGATTACCAGCCTCAAAGCGACATACGGATATGAGATAATGGAGAATTTACGTTCTTTTGGTTTTGATGAAATAAAGGAAGGTACAATATATCCTTTACTCATCCGATTGGAAAACAAAAGCTATATTACATCTGAATTTCGGTCATCTCCGCTGGGGCCAAACAGAAAATATTATTCCATTACATCGGAAGGCGTTCATTATTTGCATGACTTTGAAAAATATTGGGGTCGCGTTTCTATATCAGTCAATAAAATATTGAATTGGGAGGCAATGTAA
- a CDS encoding acetate--CoA ligase family protein — protein MKIENARKYVVDNLKYALNPSSIAVVGASRHTGKVGYKVIEGLQKWGYKGKIFPVNPRANYIAGLKAYPTVSDIPEPVDLVFVAVPAHLVKMILEQTVAKKAKMVVIATSAFKEIGRGDMQNNLTEYCRTNKLPMIGPNLVGMGSPYLHFNCGFIPYLPVKGPVAMISQSGANLLAALGTSQMLHYGMSFFVGLGNKADVDFSEFIMYAKDDKQTKCLATYIEGLDSPEAYIKACNEVVPYKPVVAIKVGGSKIGVKAAFAHTASENEGTNDEYYDKIFEKAGAIRATTWQEYLDISLALGLQPALTSDNVVMITNGGGSGLLSCDHFERCGMPMRELKDISPMLVDRIRAYMPMFGSPLNPVDISGTASPKQYKGAITQAICDPNVSCVYGSICPTAVTDVDAVTDIYIDIYKQYKHLGKPLIMECQGGEECSKSIIKLRDNGIPAYPTAEQAVNAIVALRKYAKIKERFAK, from the coding sequence ATGAAAATCGAGAATGCGCGCAAATATGTTGTTGACAACTTGAAATATGCGTTGAACCCTTCCTCTATTGCGGTTGTCGGTGCCTCAAGGCATACAGGCAAGGTCGGTTATAAAGTGATTGAAGGCCTTCAGAAATGGGGATACAAAGGAAAAATCTTTCCCGTCAATCCCAGGGCCAACTACATAGCGGGATTGAAGGCGTATCCGACCGTTTCCGACATTCCCGAGCCGGTGGACTTGGTATTTGTCGCAGTGCCGGCGCATCTTGTCAAAATGATCCTTGAGCAAACAGTTGCTAAAAAAGCGAAAATGGTAGTTATTGCTACCAGTGCATTCAAGGAAATTGGAAGAGGTGATATGCAGAATAACCTCACCGAATACTGCCGCACTAATAAGCTTCCGATGATAGGTCCTAATCTCGTCGGCATGGGGAGTCCGTATCTGCACTTTAACTGCGGCTTTATTCCTTATCTTCCGGTGAAGGGCCCGGTGGCAATGATTTCACAGTCGGGAGCCAACCTGCTGGCGGCGTTGGGTACATCCCAGATGCTTCATTACGGAATGAGCTTTTTCGTAGGCCTTGGGAACAAAGCGGATGTCGATTTCTCCGAATTTATCATGTATGCCAAGGATGACAAGCAGACAAAATGCCTGGCAACATATATTGAAGGGCTTGATTCCCCTGAGGCTTACATCAAGGCCTGCAACGAGGTCGTACCATACAAACCTGTCGTCGCGATAAAAGTCGGTGGATCAAAGATTGGTGTCAAGGCTGCGTTTGCTCATACGGCATCTGAAAATGAGGGTACAAATGACGAATACTATGATAAAATCTTTGAAAAGGCAGGTGCCATTCGGGCGACAACATGGCAGGAATATCTTGATATTTCGCTGGCTCTCGGATTACAACCTGCGCTAACAAGCGATAACGTCGTGATGATTACAAACGGAGGCGGTTCCGGCCTGCTTTCCTGCGACCACTTTGAAAGATGCGGCATGCCGATGCGGGAGCTGAAGGACATCTCACCCATGCTTGTGGACCGTATCCGGGCTTATATGCCGATGTTTGGCTCACCGCTCAACCCTGTCGATATCTCAGGAACCGCTTCTCCAAAGCAGTATAAGGGCGCTATCACGCAGGCAATTTGCGACCCGAATGTCAGTTGCGTATACGGCTCCATCTGCCCTACCGCTGTAACGGACGTCGACGCCGTGACGGATATTTATATCGATATTTACAAACAGTATAAGCATTTGGGCAAGCCACTTATCATGGAGTGTCAGGGCGGCGAAGAATGCAGCAAATCTATTATAAAACTGAGAGATAACGGAATTCCTGCTTATCCAACTGCTGAGCAGGCGGTTAATGCAATCGTAGCGCTTCGGAAATATGCAAAGATCAAGGAACGCTTTGCAAAATAG
- a CDS encoding AsnC family transcriptional regulator: MNSPEKSKKYLLGTDESQQWMKKYFFNPRGIGFLEPGLDALDSAALSAYNIAKSSYQIHPEVFNMEYLSKTLSISKDEIIKRMKRMYQDRLIMFVMNPAVQVSGWGLYYWIVKLHDGTSPETKEKLANWFQNKDDICTGYQTKGDFDFFNGNHMRVLDNLLSDVIEPWRHNPEVEYVHLCPVRRDLRESHINMWDAPDDDYRECVFGDGQLEKLAKIQNKMDLTDLKIVAALNAKRPMEQVYDFNVLSEISGLDPKDMLTGIKSIVEDKRTVLPLFYLDYANLGLTNHMFVIRTFQNLPCVRKAEIADELSKIKEFNTVLEFTDSFYDISVWAYNEISDIKALREKLYSYSEIETVLEADSDRQFRRWVCRLDNKDDLWEECVFTDDFLEDRTVKNNNCACRFLSKEEEK, encoded by the coding sequence ATGAATAGTCCCGAAAAAAGCAAAAAGTATCTGCTTGGCACGGACGAGTCACAGCAATGGATGAAAAAGTATTTTTTCAATCCAAGAGGTATCGGCTTCCTTGAACCCGGTTTGGATGCATTGGACAGTGCAGCGCTAAGTGCCTACAACATTGCCAAATCGTCCTATCAGATTCATCCTGAGGTTTTCAACATGGAATACCTATCTAAAACCCTTTCAATTAGTAAGGACGAAATCATCAAACGGATGAAGCGAATGTATCAGGATCGCCTGATTATGTTCGTGATGAATCCGGCTGTTCAGGTCAGCGGTTGGGGCTTGTATTATTGGATCGTAAAGCTGCACGATGGCACTTCTCCGGAAACAAAAGAAAAATTGGCCAACTGGTTTCAGAATAAAGATGATATCTGCACAGGGTATCAGACAAAAGGCGACTTTGATTTCTTCAACGGCAATCATATGAGGGTATTGGACAATCTGCTTTCCGATGTTATTGAGCCGTGGAGGCATAATCCCGAAGTCGAGTACGTGCATCTTTGTCCGGTCAGAAGAGACTTGAGAGAAAGTCATATCAACATGTGGGATGCACCGGATGACGATTACCGTGAGTGCGTATTCGGAGACGGGCAGCTCGAAAAGTTAGCGAAAATCCAGAATAAAATGGATCTTACCGATCTCAAAATAGTGGCGGCGTTGAATGCCAAGAGACCAATGGAGCAGGTCTATGATTTCAATGTACTGTCGGAGATTTCCGGGCTTGATCCTAAAGATATGCTCACCGGCATCAAATCGATTGTCGAGGACAAACGTACTGTTCTTCCTCTGTTCTATCTGGATTATGCCAACCTCGGGCTTACAAATCATATGTTTGTAATTCGTACGTTCCAGAATCTCCCGTGCGTCCGCAAGGCCGAAATAGCGGACGAACTGTCGAAGATTAAGGAATTCAATACGGTGCTTGAATTTACGGATTCGTTCTATGATATATCCGTTTGGGCCTATAACGAGATATCCGATATCAAGGCACTCCGAGAAAAGCTGTATTCTTACAGCGAGATTGAAACCGTATTGGAAGCCGACAGCGACAGGCAATTCAGAAGATGGGTCTGCAGGCTGGATAATAAAGACGACCTTTGGGAAGAGTGCGTTTTCACCGATGATTTTCTTGAAGACAGGACAGTTAAAAATAATAATTGTGCCTGCCGCTTTCTAAGCAAAGAGGAGGAAAAGTAA
- a CDS encoding TetR/AcrR family transcriptional regulator, protein MENESVKEQLIQATVKLLLETNDASKITARQIASESKANLGMINYYFTSKDALVHTAVNRLIEERGIQLKEIMNGDTPSKQKLIDFLIKLSDITIEYSQFTKATIPYTLLKREIEEPYYILPMIKDCFGDRKSETECRIIAYQLTSFSQVVFYRSTDFKKYTGIDIMDKVQRDALFHSLINIFGL, encoded by the coding sequence GTGGAAAACGAGAGCGTAAAAGAACAGCTTATTCAAGCAACTGTCAAGTTGCTGCTTGAAACAAATGATGCAAGCAAAATAACGGCACGGCAAATTGCATCAGAGTCCAAAGCAAATTTAGGAATGATAAACTATTACTTCACCTCTAAAGATGCACTTGTGCATACCGCAGTCAATCGTCTGATAGAAGAAAGAGGAATTCAGTTAAAGGAGATTATGAACGGCGATACCCCATCCAAGCAAAAACTAATTGATTTCTTAATAAAATTGTCTGATATAACCATTGAGTATTCACAATTTACCAAGGCAACGATTCCTTATACTTTGTTGAAACGTGAGATTGAGGAACCATACTATATTCTTCCGATGATTAAGGATTGCTTTGGTGACAGGAAATCAGAAACAGAGTGCAGAATTATTGCTTATCAACTAACGTCATTTTCTCAAGTGGTTTTTTATCGGTCAACTGATTTTAAGAAATATACCGGCATCGACATTATGGATAAAGTACAAAGAGATGCTTTGTTTCATTCACTTATCAACATTTTCGGTCTTTAA